In bacterium, one DNA window encodes the following:
- the rpsT gene encoding 30S ribosomal protein S20, producing the protein MPHHKSCKKRMKTSGERRLSNRENRTEMRTALKRFKVLAGTEERTPEALSGIYRMLDTQARKGVIPKSRAARLKSRMAALYTK; encoded by the coding sequence GTGCCGCACCACAAGAGTTGTAAGAAACGCATGAAGACCAGCGGCGAGCGTCGCCTGTCCAACCGCGAGAACCGCACCGAGATGCGCACCGCCCTCAAGCGATTCAAGGTTCTCGCCGGGACCGAGGAGAGAACGCCAGAGGCGTTGAGCGGCATATACCGTATGCTCGACACCCAGGCGCGCAAGGGGGTCATCCCCAAGTCGCGCGCGGCCCGCCTCAAGTCGCGCATGGCAGCGCTCTACACCAAGTAG
- the dapB gene encoding 4-hydroxy-tetrahydrodipicolinate reductase — protein sequence MIAVTVHGAEGRMGRLVTELIEATGDLALCGLVTEVGHDSPAGDFHPRLPLTPQDRLPEIHPRGGVIVDFSLPTALAGLLAGGAAADAPLVIGTTGHDESQMEMLRRYADERVVVLVTNFSIGIPVLKLVLEQLATLLPEGFMPEQIETHHRHKIDRPSGTARSLALAWEAKRGGGKVPTHSVRVGGVTGEHSWIISDDEETLVVTHRAHSRRAFLRGIVPAVRFAARGTPGLYTLEDILAGGA from the coding sequence ATGATCGCGGTCACCGTACACGGCGCCGAAGGACGCATGGGCCGACTGGTCACCGAGCTGATCGAGGCGACCGGCGATCTCGCGCTGTGCGGCCTGGTGACGGAGGTGGGCCACGACAGTCCCGCGGGCGACTTCCATCCCCGCCTGCCCCTGACGCCCCAGGACCGGCTGCCCGAAATCCATCCGCGGGGAGGCGTGATCGTCGACTTCTCCCTGCCGACGGCCCTGGCGGGACTGCTGGCGGGGGGCGCGGCCGCCGACGCCCCGCTGGTGATCGGCACCACCGGCCACGACGAGTCGCAGATGGAGATGCTGCGCCGCTACGCCGACGAGCGGGTGGTGGTGCTCGTCACCAACTTCAGCATCGGCATCCCCGTCCTGAAACTGGTGCTGGAACAGCTCGCCACCCTTTTGCCCGAGGGCTTCATGCCCGAGCAGATCGAAACGCATCATCGCCACAAGATCGACAGGCCCAGCGGTACGGCCCGGAGTCTCGCCCTGGCCTGGGAGGCGAAGCGCGGGGGAGGCAAGGTGCCCACGCACAGCGTGCGGGTGGGCGGCGTGACCGGGGAGCACAGCTGGATCATCAGCGACGACGAGGAGACCTTGGTGGTGACCCACCGCGCGCATTCGCGTCGGGCCTTCCTGCGCGGCATCGTCCCGGCCGTGCGCTTCGCCGCCCGGGGGACACCCGGGCTGTACACCTTGGAGGACATCCTGGCGGGTGGCGCCTGA
- the dapA gene encoding 4-hydroxy-tetrahydrodipicolinate synthase, producing MTESRYTLPPGIYTALVTPFADGAIDRAAWERLVDRQVRSGVAGLVPVGCTGEAATLSVAEREWLVRKCVELAAGRCAVVAGTGTNATASTLELTREAAGWGIDAAMLIAPYYNKPQQHGLIAHYASVADAVDIPLVIYNVPGRTAVNILPETVRAIAGYPNVVAVKEASGDLRQIDAICRTSGLQVFSGDDGLNLEIFRLGGQGAVSVLGNLLPRTLVDMWKAWCAGDEARAAAIAAAVAPAVEACFRETNPVPAKELLSLMGYCRPDPRLPLATATAESRAWLRDFHDGPLAGLLQAEA from the coding sequence ATGACTGAGTCGCGCTACACGTTGCCGCCGGGCATCTACACGGCGCTCGTGACGCCCTTCGCGGACGGCGCGATCGACCGGGCGGCCTGGGAGCGGCTGGTGGACCGGCAGGTGCGCTCCGGTGTGGCCGGGCTGGTGCCCGTCGGTTGCACGGGGGAAGCCGCTACGCTGTCGGTCGCGGAGAGGGAATGGCTGGTGCGCAAGTGCGTCGAGCTGGCCGCCGGCCGCTGTGCGGTCGTCGCCGGCACGGGGACCAACGCGACCGCGAGCACGCTCGAGTTGACGCGGGAGGCGGCCGGCTGGGGCATCGACGCGGCGATGCTCATCGCGCCGTACTACAACAAGCCCCAGCAGCACGGCCTGATCGCCCATTACGCGAGCGTCGCGGACGCTGTGGACATACCGCTGGTGATCTACAACGTGCCCGGACGCACCGCCGTCAACATCCTGCCCGAGACCGTGCGCGCCATTGCCGGGTACCCCAACGTGGTCGCGGTCAAGGAGGCCAGCGGCGATCTCCGTCAGATCGACGCCATCTGTCGGACCTCCGGCCTGCAGGTGTTCTCCGGCGACGACGGCCTCAACCTCGAGATCTTCCGACTCGGCGGCCAGGGTGCCGTTTCGGTGCTGGGCAACCTTTTGCCGCGCACCCTGGTGGACATGTGGAAAGCCTGGTGCGCGGGGGACGAGGCGCGGGCCGCGGCAATCGCCGCTGCGGTGGCCCCGGCGGTCGAGGCCTGTTTCCGCGAGACCAATCCCGTTCCCGCGAAGGAGCTGCTCAGCCTCATGGGCTACTGCCGGCCCGATCCCCGGCTGCCCCTGGCGACGGCCACCGCGGAGAGCCGCGCCTGGCTGCGTGATTTCCACGACGGCCCCCTGGCCGGCCTGCTGCAGGCGGAGGCGTGA
- the dapF gene encoding diaminopimelate epimerase: MTRALPFVKMHGAGNDFLMVARDDLDRCALAVDAPLVARLCDRRRGVGADGLIVIGPHGTADFAMSYYNRDGGEAEMCGNGARCAFAFARELGLVGEGGGVCATASGPVGGGFPGDAVAVALPPPRDLVLDASVAAAHPFDRLHSVNTGVPHLVIPVDDLEAVAVSHWGRILREDPAFAPAGTNVDWVAREAHGEAWLVRTYERGVEAETLACGTGASAVALVLATLGLAASPVDLLTRGGDRLTIEIQRVRGETRLRLIGPAVAVFSGEVIIHD; the protein is encoded by the coding sequence ATGACCCGAGCCTTGCCCTTCGTGAAGATGCACGGCGCCGGCAACGATTTCCTGATGGTCGCGCGGGACGACCTGGATCGTTGCGCACTCGCGGTGGACGCCCCGCTGGTGGCGCGTCTCTGCGACAGGCGCCGGGGTGTCGGGGCCGACGGCCTGATCGTGATCGGCCCGCACGGGACCGCCGACTTCGCCATGAGCTACTACAACCGCGACGGGGGCGAGGCCGAGATGTGCGGCAACGGCGCCCGCTGCGCCTTCGCGTTCGCCAGGGAGCTGGGACTGGTAGGGGAGGGCGGCGGCGTCTGCGCCACGGCCTCCGGCCCCGTTGGCGGCGGCTTCCCAGGCGACGCGGTCGCCGTGGCTCTGCCGCCGCCCCGCGACCTGGTCCTCGACGCCTCGGTCGCGGCCGCCCATCCCTTCGACAGGCTGCACAGCGTGAACACCGGCGTGCCCCACCTGGTCATTCCGGTCGACGATCTCGAAGCCGTCGCGGTATCGCACTGGGGGCGGATACTCCGGGAGGATCCGGCCTTCGCGCCGGCCGGGACGAATGTCGACTGGGTCGCCAGGGAGGCGCACGGGGAAGCCTGGCTGGTCCGCACCTACGAGCGCGGGGTGGAAGCCGAGACCCTCGCCTGCGGCACGGGCGCCTCGGCCGTCGCCCTGGTTCTCGCGACGCTCGGCCTGGCCGCATCCCCCGTCGATCTATTGACACGCGGTGGCGATAGGTTGACGATCGAAATCCAGAGGGTGCGGGGCGAGACGCGCCTGCGACTGATCGGACCTGCGGTCGCCGTCTTCAGCGGGGAAGTGATCATCCATGACTGA
- a CDS encoding Ig-like domain-containing protein, with the protein MAAGRRIRRDRAAAAALALAICLAAACATIEPPGGGPADLTPPAVVRVHPDSGTVGLAGLHEIEISFSEKVDPLPAPRFVHFYPPLEIKGTKWRGRRRATIEFRDPLPPDTVIVVEIPRGFADVHRVKSARSRRYPLATADSVPSGTISGRLSFEDGPAVGAVVELYAVPPDTLEYFRQDILRRTEADSTGRFVLPWLAVPGGPYLLRAFLDHNGDQRPSDNEPQRLLPVEISLSAKVPAAEAGAHTLFDQRTPGRLLGIMDSLAAGDRALFGWTHKIADSDTGFVPLPAQSPPPGRTAVLPGDTTVFTPAGPGPVRAILFADLDGDSLLSALPDSVATPDTVLWRWEPYVTAEPLEIEPGLDLFLRLPAVSDSLRPCLTPPTPSPVATDTLSPAPAPPDTTRPAEGADE; encoded by the coding sequence GTGGCTGCCGGCCGCCGCATCCGCAGGGACAGGGCCGCCGCCGCGGCTCTCGCCCTGGCGATCTGCCTGGCGGCCGCCTGCGCGACCATCGAACCGCCGGGCGGCGGACCAGCCGACCTGACACCCCCCGCGGTCGTGCGCGTGCATCCCGATTCGGGAACGGTTGGCCTGGCCGGCCTGCACGAGATCGAGATCTCCTTCTCCGAGAAGGTGGATCCATTGCCCGCGCCGCGCTTCGTCCATTTCTACCCGCCCCTGGAGATCAAGGGCACCAAGTGGCGCGGCCGCCGCCGCGCCACCATCGAATTCAGGGATCCGCTGCCGCCCGACACGGTGATCGTCGTCGAGATACCGCGGGGCTTCGCCGACGTCCACCGCGTCAAGAGCGCACGGTCGCGCCGCTATCCCCTGGCCACCGCCGACAGTGTGCCTTCGGGTACGATCAGCGGCCGTTTGTCTTTCGAGGACGGGCCGGCCGTCGGCGCCGTGGTCGAGCTGTACGCGGTGCCCCCGGACACGCTCGAGTACTTCCGGCAGGACATCCTGCGGCGGACCGAGGCCGACAGCACCGGGCGCTTCGTCCTGCCCTGGCTGGCCGTTCCCGGCGGACCGTACCTCCTGCGCGCTTTCCTCGACCACAACGGCGACCAGCGCCCGTCCGACAACGAGCCCCAGCGCCTGCTGCCCGTCGAGATCAGCCTCTCGGCCAAGGTGCCGGCGGCCGAGGCGGGCGCCCACACGCTCTTCGACCAGCGGACGCCGGGCCGGCTGCTGGGTATCATGGACAGCCTAGCCGCGGGCGATCGGGCTCTCTTCGGCTGGACACACAAGATCGCCGACAGCGACACGGGTTTCGTGCCCCTTCCGGCGCAGTCGCCGCCCCCGGGCCGGACGGCGGTGCTTCCGGGCGACACCACGGTCTTCACGCCGGCGGGACCGGGGCCGGTGCGCGCGATCCTGTTCGCGGACCTGGACGGCGACAGCCTGTTGAGCGCCCTGCCCGATTCGGTGGCCACGCCCGACACGGTGCTCTGGCGGTGGGAACCCTATGTCACGGCCGAACCGCTGGAGATCGAGCCCGGCCTCGACCTCTTCCTCCGGCTGCCGGCCGTGTCCGATTCGCTGCGACCTTGCCTTACGCCGCCGACGCCCTCGCCCGTGGCGACCGATACCCTGTCGCCGGCGCCGGCGCCGCCCGATACGACCCGACCGGCGGAAGGGGCCGACGAATGA
- the argF gene encoding ornithine carbamoyltransferase, producing MKLGQKDFLSIDRFTSEELRAILDLAKEQKPLARRHELPHTHPNRSLACVFAKPSLRTRVSFELAMRQLGGSSLFITDKEIGMGTRESVYDVAKVLSRFVDGIMIRWFDQAEVDALAAHATVPVINGLTDLLHPCQVMGDILTIEEHLGTIENKTVVMLGDGNNLANSWLNAARRFPFNFVLACPEGYDPDPAIMDAAERDGASYCIMHDPQAAVAGADVIYSDAFYSMGQEDEAVQRRRDFAPFQITSGLLAAAGDDHIVLHCLPAHRGEEITDEVMDGPHSAVFDEAENRLHIQRAIIALLVP from the coding sequence ATGAAGCTGGGTCAGAAGGACTTCCTGTCGATCGACAGGTTCACGTCGGAGGAGTTGCGCGCTATTCTCGACCTGGCCAAGGAGCAGAAGCCGTTGGCCCGCCGGCACGAACTGCCGCACACCCATCCCAACCGGTCCCTGGCCTGCGTCTTCGCCAAGCCTAGCCTGCGCACGCGCGTCAGCTTCGAGCTGGCCATGCGCCAGCTCGGCGGCAGCTCCCTGTTCATCACGGACAAGGAGATCGGCATGGGCACGCGCGAATCCGTGTACGACGTGGCCAAGGTGCTCAGCCGCTTCGTCGACGGCATCATGATCCGCTGGTTCGACCAGGCCGAAGTCGATGCGCTGGCGGCGCACGCCACGGTGCCGGTGATCAACGGGCTGACCGATCTGCTCCATCCCTGCCAGGTCATGGGCGACATCCTGACCATCGAGGAGCATCTGGGTACCATCGAGAACAAGACGGTGGTGATGCTGGGCGACGGCAACAACCTGGCCAACAGCTGGCTCAACGCCGCGCGCCGCTTCCCCTTCAACTTCGTGCTGGCCTGCCCCGAGGGCTACGATCCCGACCCGGCGATCATGGACGCGGCCGAGCGCGATGGCGCTTCCTACTGCATCATGCACGATCCACAGGCCGCCGTGGCGGGGGCCGATGTCATCTACAGCGACGCCTTCTACAGCATGGGCCAGGAGGACGAGGCCGTGCAGCGTCGCCGGGACTTCGCGCCCTTCCAGATCACCTCCGGCCTGCTCGCGGCGGCCGGCGACGACCATATCGTCCTGCACTGCCTGCCTGCCCACCGGGGCGAGGAGATCACGGACGAGGTCATGGACGGCCCCCATTCGGCGGTCTTCGACGAGGCCGAGAACCGCTTGCACATCCAGCGGGCCATCATCGCCCTGCTGGTGCCATAG
- the hslU gene encoding ATP-dependent protease ATPase subunit HslU: MHLHQRPCYPADARRRGETKLSIVSHSEASGWTCRAIVAQLDRYIIGQNDAKRAVSIALRNRWRRLRLDDDIRREVVPNNIIMIGPTGVGKTEIARRLSQLAGLPFIKVEATKFTEKGYVGRDVDSMVRDLLEHGISLLRRRKEELLRTEIELVVEERLIDTLFPPLAGGDPEREQRWRRSRDKIRQQLRDGALEERDVTITTQSQQVPIANIFTAAGEEMDASFGDSLGNLFPRKTKETVLPVAQARKQLFAQELDRRVDSERLAQDAVELVEQGGIIFIDEIDKIAGSGKGGSGPDVSREGVQRDLLPVVEGSTVTTKYGPVRTDHVLFIAAGAFHMSKPSDLIPELQGRFPIRVELANLTEADYLRILQETDSSLLKQYTALLGVDGCQLEFADDAAAAVARYAQELNERLENIGARRLQTIMAQLLDELLFEVPDARTGTVTIDAAFVDKRLAHVVRDEDTSRYIL, translated from the coding sequence ATGCATCTACACCAACGACCATGTTACCCTGCTGACGCTCGGCGGCGAGGAGAAACCAAATTGAGCATCGTTTCCCACAGCGAGGCGTCCGGATGGACCTGCCGGGCCATCGTCGCCCAGCTCGACCGCTACATCATCGGCCAGAACGATGCCAAGCGCGCGGTCAGCATCGCCCTGCGCAACCGCTGGCGCCGCCTGCGCCTGGACGACGACATCAGGCGCGAGGTCGTGCCCAACAACATCATCATGATCGGGCCGACCGGCGTGGGCAAGACGGAGATCGCGCGACGCCTCTCGCAACTGGCCGGCCTGCCCTTCATCAAGGTCGAGGCGACCAAGTTCACGGAGAAGGGGTACGTGGGGCGCGACGTGGATTCCATGGTACGCGACCTGCTCGAGCACGGCATCTCGCTGCTGCGCCGCCGCAAGGAGGAACTGCTGCGCACCGAGATCGAGCTGGTGGTGGAGGAGCGCCTCATCGACACGCTCTTCCCGCCCCTGGCCGGCGGCGACCCCGAGCGCGAACAGCGCTGGCGACGCAGCCGCGACAAGATCCGCCAGCAGCTGCGCGACGGGGCCCTCGAGGAGCGCGATGTCACCATCACCACCCAGAGCCAGCAGGTGCCCATCGCCAACATCTTCACCGCCGCCGGGGAGGAGATGGACGCCTCCTTCGGCGACAGCCTGGGCAACCTGTTTCCCCGCAAGACCAAGGAGACCGTCCTGCCCGTCGCGCAGGCGCGCAAGCAGCTCTTCGCCCAGGAGCTGGACCGCCGCGTCGATTCGGAGCGGCTGGCGCAGGACGCCGTCGAGCTGGTCGAGCAGGGGGGCATCATCTTCATCGACGAGATCGACAAGATCGCCGGGTCCGGCAAGGGAGGCAGCGGGCCCGACGTGAGCCGCGAGGGCGTCCAGAGGGACCTGCTGCCGGTGGTCGAGGGCTCGACGGTGACCACCAAGTACGGCCCCGTGCGGACCGATCACGTCCTCTTCATCGCGGCCGGCGCCTTCCACATGAGCAAACCCAGCGACCTGATTCCGGAACTCCAGGGGCGCTTCCCGATCCGCGTGGAACTCGCGAACCTGACCGAGGCGGATTATCTGCGCATCCTGCAGGAGACCGACAGCTCCCTGCTGAAGCAGTACACGGCGCTGCTGGGGGTCGACGGCTGCCAGCTCGAATTCGCCGACGACGCCGCCGCCGCCGTGGCGCGCTACGCCCAGGAGCTCAACGAGCGCCTGGAGAACATCGGCGCCCGGCGTCTGCAGACGATCATGGCGCAACTGCTCGACGAACTCCTCTTCGAGGTCCCCGACGCCCGCACGGGCACCGTGACCATCGACGCGGCCTTCGTGGACAAGCGGCTCGCCCACGTGGTGCGCGACGAGGATACGAGCCGCTACATTCTCTGA
- the hslV gene encoding ATP-dependent protease subunit HslV gives MKRLRSTTVLAILRDGKGAMASDGQVTMGNTVAKRGAVKVRTLFAGKVLVGFAGGAADALTLFEKFEGHLERYRGNLRRATVEMAREWRSDRILRRLEAMLLVMDSEAIFTVSGNGDVIEGEEGSAAVGSGAPYALAASRALLRHTDLAADAVCREAMGLAGEICIYTNDHVTLLTLGGEEKPN, from the coding sequence ATGAAGAGACTCCGATCCACGACGGTCCTGGCCATCCTGCGGGACGGCAAGGGCGCCATGGCCAGCGACGGCCAGGTGACCATGGGCAACACCGTGGCCAAACGCGGCGCGGTAAAGGTGCGCACCCTCTTCGCGGGGAAGGTGCTGGTCGGCTTCGCGGGCGGCGCCGCCGACGCCCTGACCCTCTTCGAGAAGTTCGAAGGCCACCTGGAGCGGTACCGCGGCAACCTGCGCCGGGCTACGGTGGAGATGGCGCGCGAGTGGCGCAGCGACCGCATCCTGCGCCGTCTCGAGGCCATGCTGCTCGTGATGGACAGCGAGGCGATCTTCACCGTTTCGGGCAACGGCGACGTCATCGAAGGGGAAGAGGGTTCAGCGGCCGTCGGGTCGGGAGCGCCCTACGCCCTCGCGGCTTCGCGCGCACTCCTGCGCCATACGGACCTCGCGGCCGATGCCGTGTGCCGCGAAGCCATGGGGTTGGCCGGCGAGATATGCATCTACACCAACGACCATGTTACCCTGCTGACGCTCGGCGGCGAGGAGAAACCAAATTGA
- a CDS encoding tyrosine-type recombinase/integrase, translating to MDHVAAFARHIDIERGASARTVEAYLRDLSQFMATCRACGHLPAAAGDDDWRVLFTERTAVRDHLAMLHRRGRAQATVARQIAAIRAFARYLHLAGVLAAVPESLARGTSAGRARRLPRDLTEEMIEALLEQPDASTPRGRRDRAILEVLYGLGLRLAEVVGLDLSDLDFPCERIRVLGKGDKERILPLLGITARRLREHLEGLLDPGVTLSLLDGTLTAAAARRPVFEGRRGRRIAPRTVQQRVAHHAGKLAGLRGISPHALRHSFATHLLDGGAGIRVVQELLGHEHLSTTQIYTHLSRARLREEFRKAHPRAE from the coding sequence ATGGATCACGTCGCGGCATTTGCTCGGCACATCGATATCGAGCGGGGAGCGAGCGCACGCACGGTCGAGGCCTACCTGCGCGATCTTTCCCAGTTCATGGCCACCTGCCGCGCTTGCGGCCACCTGCCCGCCGCCGCCGGGGACGACGACTGGCGTGTCCTTTTCACCGAGCGGACCGCCGTGCGCGATCACCTGGCCATGTTGCACCGCCGCGGCCGCGCCCAGGCCACGGTCGCCCGACAGATCGCCGCGATCCGGGCCTTCGCCCGTTACCTCCACCTGGCCGGTGTCCTGGCGGCCGTGCCCGAGAGCCTCGCCCGGGGAACCTCCGCGGGCCGAGCGCGTAGACTTCCGCGCGACCTGACGGAGGAGATGATCGAAGCCCTGCTCGAGCAGCCCGACGCGTCGACGCCCCGCGGCCGCCGCGACCGCGCCATCTTGGAGGTACTCTACGGACTCGGCCTGCGCCTGGCCGAAGTCGTGGGACTCGATCTGTCGGATCTCGATTTTCCGTGCGAACGCATACGCGTGCTTGGCAAGGGCGACAAGGAGCGCATCCTGCCCCTGCTCGGCATCACGGCGCGCCGGTTGCGCGAACATCTCGAGGGCCTGCTCGACCCCGGCGTCACCCTGTCCCTGCTGGACGGCACCCTGACGGCCGCGGCCGCCCGAAGGCCGGTCTTCGAGGGCCGGCGGGGACGGCGCATCGCTCCCCGCACGGTGCAGCAGCGGGTCGCTCATCACGCCGGGAAGCTGGCCGGGCTGAGAGGCATCTCGCCCCATGCGCTGCGACACAGTTTCGCCACGCATCTGCTCGACGGCGGCGCCGGCATCCGGGTCGTGCAGGAACTGCTCGGGCACGAGCACCTGTCCACGACCCAGATCTACACGCATCTCTCCCGGGCCAGACTGCGGGAGGAATTCCGCAAGGCCCATCCACGCGCGGAGTGA
- the trmFO gene encoding methylenetetrahydrofolate--tRNA-(uracil(54)-C(5))-methyltransferase (FADH(2)-oxidizing) TrmFO, whose translation MSIRPVHVAGGGLAGCEAALQLARFGIPVVLHEMRPARETPAHQGEALAQIVCSNSLKSVDPTAASGLFKAELASAGCRLLAVARACAVPAGAALAVDKELFSSRIEALLAGDPLIEIVRDEVTAPDVAGDAFWIIATGPLTSADLRLRLEALTGGAGLYFFDAIAPTVTLDSLDLDALFRAARYGKGEADYLNAPLTRPEYEAFHAALTGAARAGVRDFDRSHLFAGCQPIEEIADSGLETMAFGPLRPVGLADPRTGKRPHAVVQLRQENRAGTLYGLVGFQTRLKRAEQRRVFRMIPGLGRAEFVRYGQLHRNFYLDTPRVLDRAFALAARPRLRFAGQITGVEGYVESIASGLTTAWSLAAELRGMRLPPWPSDTLLGALLHGFLFDGTGGRLTPMNVNFGLLPPLAQPPRGRGARRQRREALSARSRESLTRHLRSPSLQRLLAADSTR comes from the coding sequence ATGTCGATCCGCCCCGTGCACGTCGCCGGCGGCGGTCTGGCCGGTTGCGAGGCGGCCCTGCAGCTCGCGCGCTTCGGGATCCCGGTCGTCCTGCACGAGATGCGCCCCGCGCGCGAGACGCCCGCCCACCAGGGCGAGGCGCTGGCCCAGATCGTCTGCAGCAACTCCCTCAAGAGCGTCGACCCCACTGCCGCATCCGGTCTTTTCAAGGCGGAGCTGGCGTCGGCGGGGTGCCGCCTGCTCGCGGTCGCGCGCGCATGCGCGGTGCCCGCGGGCGCCGCCTTGGCGGTGGACAAGGAGCTGTTCTCGTCTCGAATCGAAGCCCTGCTCGCCGGCGATCCCCTGATCGAGATCGTGCGCGACGAGGTGACCGCGCCGGACGTTGCCGGGGACGCGTTCTGGATCATCGCCACCGGGCCCCTGACCTCGGCGGACCTGCGGCTCCGCCTCGAGGCGCTTACAGGTGGGGCGGGCCTGTATTTCTTCGACGCCATCGCTCCCACCGTCACCCTGGACTCCCTCGACCTGGACGCGCTCTTCCGCGCGGCCCGCTACGGCAAGGGGGAGGCCGACTACCTGAACGCACCGCTGACGCGGCCGGAATACGAGGCATTCCACGCCGCACTGACGGGGGCCGCGCGGGCCGGAGTCCGCGACTTCGACAGGTCGCACCTGTTCGCCGGCTGCCAACCCATCGAGGAGATCGCGGACAGCGGGCTCGAGACCATGGCTTTCGGCCCCCTCCGTCCGGTCGGTCTCGCGGACCCCCGCACCGGGAAGCGGCCCCATGCCGTGGTGCAGCTGCGCCAGGAGAACAGGGCTGGCACCCTGTACGGCCTGGTCGGTTTCCAGACGCGGCTGAAACGCGCGGAGCAGCGGCGCGTCTTTCGCATGATCCCCGGTCTCGGGCGGGCGGAATTCGTCCGCTACGGCCAGTTGCACCGCAATTTCTACCTGGACACGCCCCGCGTCCTGGACCGCGCCTTCGCGCTGGCCGCACGGCCCCGCCTGCGTTTCGCGGGACAGATAACCGGGGTTGAGGGGTACGTGGAATCCATCGCTTCGGGCTTGACGACCGCCTGGAGCCTCGCGGCGGAACTGCGCGGCATGCGGCTCCCGCCCTGGCCGTCGGACACGTTGCTCGGCGCACTCTTGCACGGCTTCCTCTTCGACGGAACCGGCGGTAGGCTGACCCCCATGAACGTCAACTTCGGCCTCTTGCCGCCGCTGGCTCAGCCGCCACGCGGACGCGGCGCGAGGCGGCAACGCCGGGAAGCCCTGTCCGCGCGCAGCCGGGAGAGCCTGACGCGCCACCTGCGTTCGCCGTCGCTGCAGCGTCTGCTTGCCGCCGACTCGACCCGGTGA